From the Caviibacter abscessus genome, one window contains:
- a CDS encoding phospho-sugar mutase — translation MQEYERWLNDEYITNEDKEILKNMTEDEIKDSFYTTLSFGTGGIRGKIGLGPNRMNVYLIRKVTQGISNYLLKNYKEKAISQGAVIAYDPRNMSYEFAMNTAKVFSSNGIKAYVFEDIKTTPELSYAIRKLGCMVGIVITASHNKKEYNGYKVYFEDGAQIVEPHASRIINEVDTIKSFSEIKYDENAKVNILDDSIDKMYLEDLKSLTINNINWKDKLNVVYTPLHGAAGNTVYTLLTQMGYNVKVVENQFKPDGTFPTIDYANPEDPKSFEQAIKVMDENTDVLINNDPDSDRIGLCVNDKGKLHYISGNELGMLMIDYILNYKKDIKTNSTIVTTIVSTPMVDNIKNIRVIKTLTGFKYIGEKIKQFEEGALNGSFLFGFEESFGMLYGSFTRDKDGVLGAMLVCEMAAFYKKKGTNIVKELEKVYDKYGHYKSGVINITLEGIEGKQKINEVMNYYRHNIEKELFGYKVVEKIDYLEETGLPKENVISLKLENDTHIIVRPSGTEPKIKFYIYVNTENGDNIEDLKQKLTETVK, via the coding sequence ATGCAAGAATATGAAAGATGGCTAAATGATGAATATATTACTAATGAAGATAAAGAAATACTTAAAAATATGACAGAAGATGAGATTAAAGATTCTTTTTATACGACACTATCTTTTGGTACAGGAGGAATAAGAGGTAAAATAGGATTAGGTCCTAATAGAATGAATGTTTACCTTATAAGAAAAGTAACACAAGGAATATCAAATTATCTTTTAAAAAATTATAAAGAAAAAGCAATAAGTCAAGGTGCTGTTATAGCTTATGATCCAAGAAATATGTCATATGAGTTTGCAATGAATACTGCTAAGGTATTTTCATCAAATGGTATAAAAGCATATGTTTTTGAAGATATAAAAACAACTCCAGAACTTTCTTATGCTATTAGAAAATTGGGATGTATGGTTGGAATAGTAATAACAGCAAGCCATAATAAAAAGGAATATAACGGTTATAAAGTATATTTTGAAGATGGAGCTCAAATAGTTGAACCACATGCAAGCAGAATAATTAATGAAGTTGATACTATAAAAAGTTTTTCTGAAATTAAATATGATGAAAATGCAAAAGTAAATATATTAGATGATAGTATTGATAAAATGTATTTAGAGGATTTAAAAAGTCTTACGATAAATAACATAAATTGGAAAGATAAGTTAAATGTTGTTTACACTCCACTTCACGGTGCAGCAGGAAATACGGTATATACTTTATTAACTCAAATGGGATATAATGTAAAAGTTGTAGAAAATCAGTTTAAACCAGATGGTACTTTTCCGACTATAGATTATGCAAATCCAGAAGATCCAAAATCTTTTGAACAGGCAATAAAAGTAATGGATGAAAATACTGATGTTTTAATAAACAACGACCCAGATTCTGATAGAATAGGTTTATGTGTTAATGATAAAGGTAAACTACATTATATAAGCGGAAATGAACTTGGAATGCTTATGATAGACTATATTTTAAATTATAAAAAAGATATAAAGACAAATAGCACAATAGTTACAACAATAGTTTCAACACCTATGGTTGATAATATAAAAAACATAAGAGTTATAAAAACTTTAACAGGATTTAAATATATAGGAGAGAAAATAAAACAATTTGAAGAAGGAGCGTTAAACGGTAGTTTCTTATTTGGTTTTGAAGAAAGCTTCGGTATGTTATACGGAAGTTTTACTCGTGATAAAGATGGAGTATTGGGAGCTATGTTGGTTTGTGAAATGGCGGCATTTTATAAGAAAAAAGGAACTAATATAGTAAAAGAACTTGAGAAAGTTTACGATAAATATGGACACTATAAATCAGGAGTAATAAACATAACACTTGAAGGTATTGAAGGTAAACAAAAGATAAATGAAGTTATGAATTATTACAGACATAATATTGAAAAAGAGCTTTTTGGATATAAAGTAGTTGAAAAAATTGACTATCTGGAAGAGACAGGTCTTCCCAAAGAAAATGTTATAAGCCTAAAACTTGAAAATGATACTCATATAATAGTAAGACCTTCGGGAACAGAGCCAAAAATTAAGTTCTATATTTATGTAAATACTGAAAATGGCGATAATATAGAAGATTTAAAACAAAAATTAACTGAAACGGTTAAATAA
- a CDS encoding NAD(P)/FAD-dependent oxidoreductase, translating to MIRISGIKLGIKHSNEDIKKEAEKILNADITKFKISAKSIDARKKSNIKIVYSIDVELENEEQYINGNTIKKIEPLNYIIPNLSSYKGKRPVVIGSGPAGIFAGLILARAGLKPIILERGKEVDERVEDVYEFFKTGKLNTESNVQYGEGGAGTFSDGKLTTNSHNERIKIVIDELILAGADEAISYLSKPHIGTDELIKIVRKIRETIVSLGGEYRFLNKVIGINYDKYNNLSSLQVLTKEKEYILETDKCILAIGHSARDTFYMLKDIGINMTKKIFSVGVRIEHKQKMIDKMQYGRDDLGLPPAEYKLNVRTDNGRGVYTFCMCPGGVVVPAASELGHIAINGMSYNNRDLENANSAVLVNVNPEDLEDDLMAGVKFQRDLEKKAFELGGSDYKAPVQLVEDYIQNRVTKALKSIKPSYSIGYKLTNLNVLFPEYINETLRDGLIKLDKKINGFASNDVIITGVESRSSSPIRILRDDELYSNIKGLIPCGEGAGYAGGIMTAAVDGIRCAEKIIKECY from the coding sequence ATGATTAGAATTTCAGGAATAAAATTAGGTATAAAGCATAGTAATGAAGATATAAAAAAAGAAGCAGAAAAGATATTAAATGCAGATATTACAAAGTTTAAAATATCAGCAAAATCAATAGATGCCAGAAAAAAATCAAATATTAAAATAGTATATTCTATAGATGTTGAGTTAGAAAATGAAGAGCAATATATTAATGGTAATACTATAAAAAAAATTGAGCCTTTAAACTACATTATACCAAATTTAAGTTCATATAAAGGAAAAAGACCTGTTGTAATAGGTAGTGGACCTGCCGGTATTTTTGCAGGATTAATACTTGCGAGAGCAGGATTAAAACCCATTATACTTGAACGTGGTAAAGAGGTTGATGAAAGAGTTGAGGATGTTTATGAATTTTTTAAAACAGGTAAATTAAACACAGAATCAAACGTTCAGTATGGTGAAGGTGGTGCCGGAACATTTTCAGATGGAAAACTTACTACAAATTCACACAATGAAAGAATTAAAATAGTAATAGATGAATTAATACTTGCAGGAGCAGATGAGGCTATATCATATTTATCAAAACCACATATTGGAACTGATGAACTTATAAAAATAGTAAGGAAAATAAGGGAAACAATAGTAAGTTTAGGTGGAGAATACAGATTTTTAAATAAAGTTATAGGTATTAACTATGATAAATATAATAATTTAAGTTCTCTTCAAGTTTTAACAAAAGAAAAAGAGTATATTTTAGAAACTGATAAATGTATACTTGCGATAGGTCATAGTGCCAGAGACACCTTTTATATGTTAAAAGATATCGGAATAAATATGACTAAGAAAATATTTTCAGTTGGTGTTAGAATAGAACATAAACAAAAAATGATAGATAAAATGCAGTATGGAAGAGATGATTTAGGACTTCCTCCGGCAGAATATAAATTAAATGTAAGAACTGACAATGGAAGAGGAGTTTACACTTTTTGTATGTGTCCTGGAGGTGTTGTAGTTCCTGCTGCAAGTGAATTAGGTCATATAGCTATAAATGGAATGAGTTATAATAATAGAGATTTAGAAAATGCAAATTCAGCAGTTCTAGTTAATGTAAATCCTGAAGACTTGGAAGATGATTTAATGGCAGGAGTAAAATTTCAAAGAGATCTTGAAAAAAAAGCATTTGAATTAGGTGGAAGTGATTATAAGGCACCGGTTCAATTAGTTGAGGATTATATTCAAAATAGAGTAACAAAAGCATTAAAAAGTATTAAACCAAGTTATAGTATAGGATATAAATTAACAAATTTAAATGTTTTATTTCCTGAATATATAAATGAAACTTTAAGAGACGGTTTAATAAAATTAGATAAAAAAATAAATGGTTTTGCATCAAATGATGTAATAATTACAGGTGTTGAAAGTAGGAGTTCTTCACCGATTAGAATATTAAGAGATGATGAATTGTATTCAAACATAAAAGGATTAATTCCTTGTGGAGAGGGTGCAGGATATGCAGGTGGAATTATGACAGCTGCTGTAGACGGAATAAGATGTGCTGAAAAAATAATAAAGGAGTGTTATTAA
- a CDS encoding BaiN/RdsA family NAD(P)/FAD-dependent oxidoreductase, with amino-acid sequence MVFDFAIIGAGASGMLCAIKATLKGKRVIVFEHKDRILKKVLTTGNGRCNFTNLNANSKKYTSNQNNFVDYLFDKYPVSSVIDFFSTMGILAVEGKNGKIYPNSLQAASVVDAIRNYANFLNIPIKLDVDIKDIKNENGMFSIFDIKAKKLVLATGGFSYKELGSDGSGYEIAKKFGHSITKLSPILVQLKADKSYIKGLEGIRLDVRLSMYKNNKLLKEDIGELLFTPYGISGPTVFNLSYLIPKYGFEVDFYVDFMPNISLENLKEMLYNRRNQLNYLEIADFLTSVLPKKLGQFLLKQAGVEKLNEMVYMIDDKTLSNLSNIIKRYNIKCYDTMGFKQAQVTAGGVDTREIDNKTFMSKKVNNLYFCGEILDVYGECGGYNLQFAFASGMLVGENND; translated from the coding sequence ATGGTTTTTGATTTTGCTATAATCGGAGCTGGTGCTTCAGGAATGCTTTGTGCGATAAAAGCTACTCTAAAAGGCAAAAGAGTTATAGTTTTTGAACATAAGGATAGGATACTTAAAAAAGTTCTTACTACTGGAAATGGTAGATGCAATTTTACAAATTTAAATGCTAATTCAAAAAAATATACTTCAAATCAAAATAATTTTGTTGATTATCTTTTTGATAAATATCCGGTTTCAAGTGTTATTGATTTTTTTTCTACAATGGGAATTTTAGCTGTAGAAGGTAAAAATGGAAAAATATATCCAAATTCTCTTCAAGCTGCATCAGTAGTTGATGCTATAAGAAATTACGCTAATTTTTTAAATATACCAATAAAACTAGATGTAGATATAAAGGATATAAAAAATGAAAATGGTATGTTTAGTATTTTTGATATTAAAGCAAAAAAACTTGTGCTAGCAACAGGTGGTTTTAGTTATAAAGAACTTGGTAGTGACGGTAGTGGTTATGAAATTGCTAAAAAATTTGGTCATAGTATAACTAAACTTAGTCCAATACTAGTTCAATTAAAAGCTGATAAAAGCTATATAAAAGGTCTTGAAGGCATAAGACTTGATGTAAGACTTAGTATGTATAAAAATAATAAATTATTAAAAGAAGATATAGGAGAACTTTTGTTTACTCCATATGGAATATCAGGACCTACTGTATTTAATTTATCATATTTAATACCTAAATATGGTTTTGAGGTTGATTTTTATGTAGATTTTATGCCTAATATAAGTTTAGAAAATTTAAAAGAAATGTTATATAATAGAAGAAATCAATTAAATTATTTGGAAATAGCAGATTTTTTGACTTCAGTTTTACCCAAAAAATTAGGGCAGTTTTTATTAAAGCAAGCTGGAGTTGAAAAATTAAATGAAATGGTATATATGATAGATGATAAAACACTTAGTAATCTTTCAAATATAATAAAAAGATACAATATAAAATGCTATGACACTATGGGATTTAAACAGGCACAAGTTACAGCAGGTGGTGTTGATACAAGAGAAATTGATAATAAAACATTTATGTCAAAAAAAGTAAATAATTTGTATTTTTGCGGTGAAATATTAGATGTATATGGAGAATGTGGCGGTTACAATCTACAATTTGCATTTGCATCTGGTATGTTGGTTGGAGAAAATAATGATTAG
- a CDS encoding epoxyqueuosine reductase QueH has translation MFDADDLVKKMRPNEKINYHKLLVQVIDKWKQHDEKPSVLLHSCCAPCSTYTLEFMCEYANITILFANSNIHPEYEYRKRSMEQRKFIENFNKETNNNVGYIEEEYKPLEFFKLVRGLETEKEGGRRCEVCFAYRLDIVAKKAIELGFDYFGSALTLSPMKNSELINKIGFSIQNIYETKYLPSDFKKNNGYKRSIELCEQYDVYRQCYCGCIFAADKEKYKMTVEEGKKYGF, from the coding sequence ATGTTTGATGCAGATGATTTAGTAAAAAAAATGAGACCAAATGAAAAAATAAATTATCATAAATTACTAGTTCAAGTTATTGATAAATGGAAACAACATGATGAAAAACCTAGTGTATTGCTTCATAGTTGTTGTGCACCTTGTAGTACATATACTTTGGAATTTATGTGTGAATATGCAAATATTACAATACTATTTGCAAATTCAAATATTCATCCTGAATATGAATATAGAAAAAGAAGTATGGAACAAAGAAAATTTATTGAAAATTTTAATAAAGAAACAAATAATAATGTAGGATATATAGAGGAAGAGTATAAACCTCTTGAATTTTTTAAGTTAGTAAGAGGTTTGGAAACTGAAAAAGAAGGCGGGAGAAGATGCGAAGTATGTTTTGCATATAGACTTGATATAGTTGCAAAAAAAGCTATAGAACTTGGATTTGATTATTTTGGCAGTGCATTAACATTAAGTCCTATGAAAAACAGTGAACTGATAAATAAAATTGGTTTTTCAATTCAAAATATTTATGAAACTAAATATTTACCTTCAGATTTCAAAAAAAATAATGGATATAAAAGATCAATAGAGCTTTGTGAACAATATGATGTGTATAGACAATGTTATTGTGGTTGTATATTCGCAGCAGATAAAGAAAAATATAAAATGACTGTTGAAGAAGGAAAAAAATATGGTTTTTGA
- the mscL gene encoding large-conductance mechanosensitive channel protein MscL has product MLKEFKEFISKGNVIDLAVGVIIGGAFGKIVASLVNDVIMPIIGLILGNINFRELKVVLKEANGDIPASTLNYGAFIQNIVDFLIIAFVIFIVIKLYNKAKPAQKVEEEVPAEPKLTMEQELLTEIRDLLKK; this is encoded by the coding sequence ATGTTAAAAGAATTTAAGGAATTTATTTCAAAAGGTAACGTAATTGATTTAGCTGTTGGGGTTATAATAGGGGGAGCATTTGGTAAAATAGTAGCATCTCTTGTAAATGATGTTATAATGCCAATAATTGGTCTTATATTAGGAAATATAAACTTTAGAGAATTAAAAGTTGTTTTAAAAGAGGCTAATGGAGATATTCCTGCATCAACACTTAATTATGGTGCATTTATACAAAATATTGTTGACTTTTTAATAATAGCTTTTGTTATATTTATTGTTATAAAACTTTATAATAAAGCAAAACCAGCTCAAAAAGTTGAAGAAGAAGTTCCAGCAGAACCAAAACTTACTATGGAACAAGAATTATTAACAGAAATAAGAGATTTATTAAAAAAATAA
- the dapD gene encoding 2,3,4,5-tetrahydropyridine-2,6-dicarboxylate N-acetyltransferase — MTELEKSKAIIKFIADSKKSTPCELITDENIINNYGCKLIGKDLKHIYGDIEEIKKIISENNLKNYHLKYDRRNSGVPMLDITNIDARIEPGAIIRDKVEIGSKAVIMMGAVINIGAKIGEGTMIDMNVVLGGRAVVGKNCHIGAGSVLAGVIEPPSADPVIVEDNVVIGANAVVLEGVKIGKGSVVAAGAVVTENVPEGVVVAGMPAKIIKKVDEKTEQKTELVQDLRK; from the coding sequence ATGACAGAATTAGAAAAATCTAAAGCAATTATTAAGTTTATAGCAGATTCAAAAAAATCTACACCTTGTGAGCTTATAACTGATGAAAATATAATAAATAATTATGGTTGTAAATTAATTGGTAAAGATTTGAAACATATATATGGCGATATAGAAGAAATAAAAAAAATAATAAGCGAGAACAATCTTAAAAATTATCATTTAAAATATGATAGAAGAAATTCAGGAGTTCCAATGCTTGATATAACAAACATTGATGCAAGAATAGAACCTGGAGCTATAATAAGAGATAAAGTTGAAATAGGATCTAAAGCAGTGATAATGATGGGTGCCGTTATAAACATAGGTGCAAAAATAGGCGAAGGTACTATGATTGATATGAATGTAGTTTTAGGAGGGCGTGCTGTTGTAGGTAAAAATTGTCATATTGGTGCCGGTTCAGTTCTTGCTGGTGTAATAGAACCACCATCAGCAGATCCGGTAATTGTTGAAGATAATGTAGTTATAGGAGCAAATGCTGTAGTTTTAGAAGGCGTAAAAATAGGTAAAGGTTCTGTTGTTGCAGCTGGAGCAGTTGTTACAGAAAATGTACCTGAAGGTGTTGTAGTAGCGGGAATGCCTGCTAAGATAATAAAAAAAGTAGACGAAAAAACAGAACAAAAAACAGAGTTAGTACAAGATTTGAGAAAGTAG
- the dapB gene encoding 4-hydroxy-tetrahydrodipicolinate reductase, whose translation MKILISGNGVMANIVKDCIKEPDVFAGMIDTTKDVIFNEDFDAIIDFSNHLATKKILEFAKNKNKPILIATTGHSIIEEQLIEEYSKYIYIIKATNTSLGVFALNRLAKLATQLLENFDIEIIEKHHNRKIDAPSGTAKTLAKNIKDVRSDLEIVTNRTGKRNSNELGIHSVRAGNIFGEHSVIFAAEDEIIEIKHTAFSRKIFAIGAIKLAHTLLEKKQGLFVYE comes from the coding sequence ATGAAAATTTTAATATCAGGTAATGGCGTTATGGCAAATATAGTAAAAGATTGCATAAAAGAGCCTGATGTATTTGCAGGAATGATAGATACAACAAAAGATGTTATTTTTAACGAAGATTTTGATGCTATAATTGATTTTTCAAATCACTTGGCAACAAAAAAAATATTAGAGTTTGCAAAAAATAAAAATAAACCTATATTAATAGCAACAACAGGACATAGTATTATAGAGGAACAATTAATAGAAGAATACAGTAAATATATATATATAATTAAAGCAACAAATACTTCTTTAGGAGTATTTGCTTTAAATAGACTTGCAAAATTAGCTACACAACTTTTAGAAAATTTTGATATAGAAATAATTGAAAAACATCATAACAGAAAAATAGACGCTCCAAGTGGGACAGCCAAAACGCTTGCTAAAAATATTAAAGATGTAAGATCTGATTTAGAAATAGTTACAAATAGAACCGGAAAAAGAAACTCAAATGAATTGGGAATACATAGTGTTAGAGCTGGGAATATATTTGGAGAACATAGTGTTATTTTTGCAGCTGAAGATGAAATAATTGAAATAAAACATACTGCATTTTCAAGAAAAATTTTTGCAATAGGTGCAATAAAATTGGCACATACTTTGCTAGAAAAAAAACAAGGTTTGTTTGTATATGAATAA
- a CDS encoding HPr family phosphocarrier protein: MVSKSLVFTGPQGLHARPAGALVKKAKEFESSIQIVYGGNSFNAKAITKLLSAGIKNGAELTVTAEGADEEIAVNSIVEFLLNVID; encoded by the coding sequence ATGGTTAGTAAATCATTAGTTTTCACTGGTCCACAAGGGTTACATGCTAGACCAGCTGGTGCTTTAGTAAAAAAAGCAAAAGAATTTGAAAGTTCTATTCAAATAGTTTATGGAGGAAATAGTTTTAATGCTAAAGCTATTACTAAGTTACTATCTGCGGGTATAAAAAATGGTGCAGAATTAACAGTTACAGCTGAAGGTGCAGATGAAGAAATAGCTGTAAATTCAATTGTTGAATTTTTATTAAATGTTATAGATTAA
- a CDS encoding RluA family pseudouridine synthase gives MKIKIDKEYENVRLDRYLRKHCKNNSLSEIFSAIRTAKIKVNDKKVSQDYRLKIDDELYITSLEFNLIKKEKKEYNNKYIVYEDENLLIINKPAGMPIHKGSGHSKGLAELYNINFANRLDRKTKGLVIGCKTPSMLRHVTQLIRENKVIKKYEAITKNNGKYAIGDVFHIKNKLYVGEDKVIISDKGKIAESIFKVIDIQKDKIIFEVQLISGRKHQIRVQLSSIGLSIIGDDKYGNYKPEDELMLKCKYLEFDKYKFEI, from the coding sequence TTGAAAATAAAAATTGATAAAGAATATGAAAATGTAAGACTTGACAGATATTTGAGAAAACATTGTAAAAATAATAGCTTATCTGAAATATTTTCTGCTATTAGGACTGCAAAAATAAAAGTAAATGATAAAAAAGTATCTCAAGATTACAGATTAAAAATAGACGATGAACTTTATATAACTTCACTTGAATTTAATTTAATAAAAAAAGAAAAAAAAGAGTATAATAATAAATATATAGTATATGAAGATGAAAATTTATTAATAATAAATAAACCAGCAGGAATGCCAATTCATAAGGGAAGTGGGCATAGTAAGGGATTAGCAGAATTATATAATATAAATTTTGCAAATAGACTTGATAGAAAAACAAAAGGTTTGGTTATAGGGTGTAAAACGCCAAGTATGTTAAGACATGTAACACAGCTTATAAGAGAAAATAAAGTTATAAAAAAATATGAAGCAATTACTAAAAATAACGGTAAATATGCTATTGGTGATGTATTTCATATAAAAAATAAACTTTATGTAGGAGAGGACAAAGTAATTATAAGTGATAAAGGAAAAATAGCTGAAAGCATATTTAAGGTGATTGATATACAAAAGGATAAGATAATTTTTGAAGTACAATTAATAAGCGGGAGAAAACATCAAATAAGAGTACAACTTAGTAGCATAGGGCTTAGTATAATTGGTGATGATAAATATGGAAATTACAAACCGGAAGATGAATTGATGCTAAAATGTAAATATTTAGAGTTTGATAAATATAAATTTGAAATATAA
- the rodA gene encoding rod shape-determining protein RodA translates to MAYNKEKLKDKLIKFDKTIVILVYILVIISTIFVYSASRSMSYVYKNVMWIGVGTIIIALSLFIDYSVSKKYIWYLYGFSYFILLSVMFFGKKTLGAQRWISVGGIQLQPSEFVKIIVIMVMAYWIIVKLRNGINNIIDMFIGIFPIIPILVILLKQPDLGTTLIICFSYMCILFLNDANMKPIIIIVISVIVLSVPVYKFVLSDYQKNRVEVFLNPEKDIKNKGWHVTQSKISIGSGGFTGMGILQGSQSRLKFLPEPQTDFIFSVISEETGFLGASFLLFIYFYLIYSILRVSRLVEDNYGKLIVYGISGIFLAHVIVNVGMTLGLLPVTGKPLLFVSYGGSSMLSSFMLIALVESIKIHSE, encoded by the coding sequence ATGGCGTACAATAAAGAAAAATTAAAGGATAAATTAATTAAGTTTGATAAAACTATTGTTATACTTGTATATATTCTTGTAATTATAAGCACAATTTTTGTATACAGTGCGTCAAGATCAATGTCATATGTATACAAAAATGTAATGTGGATAGGTGTTGGAACGATCATAATTGCACTTTCTTTATTTATAGATTATAGCGTAAGCAAAAAATACATATGGTATTTGTATGGATTTTCGTACTTTATTTTGCTAAGCGTAATGTTTTTTGGTAAAAAGACACTTGGTGCTCAAAGATGGATTTCAGTTGGAGGAATACAACTTCAACCATCTGAATTTGTTAAAATAATAGTAATAATGGTGATGGCTTATTGGATTATAGTTAAGCTTAGAAATGGAATTAATAATATAATTGATATGTTTATTGGAATTTTTCCTATAATACCTATATTAGTTATATTACTTAAACAACCAGATTTAGGTACGACATTAATAATTTGTTTTTCATATATGTGTATATTGTTTTTAAATGATGCAAATATGAAACCTATAATAATAATAGTAATTTCAGTTATAGTATTAAGTGTACCTGTATATAAATTTGTTTTATCAGATTATCAAAAAAATAGAGTTGAAGTATTTTTAAATCCTGAAAAAGACATAAAAAATAAAGGGTGGCATGTAACTCAATCAAAGATATCAATAGGTTCTGGTGGATTTACAGGTATGGGAATATTACAAGGAAGTCAAAGTCGTCTTAAATTTTTACCTGAACCACAAACAGATTTTATATTTTCCGTTATCTCGGAAGAAACAGGATTTTTAGGGGCCTCGTTTTTATTATTCATATATTTTTACCTTATTTATTCTATATTAAGAGTTAGCAGGTTAGTTGAAGATAATTATGGTAAGTTAATTGTTTATGGGATTTCAGGAATATTTCTTGCTCATGTTATTGTAAACGTTGGTATGACTTTAGGGCTTTTACCTGTAACAGGAAAACCACTACTTTTTGTAAGTTATGGTGGTAGTTCTATGCTTTCATCTTTTATGCTTATTGCTTTAGTTGAAAGTATAAAAATTCATTCTGAATAA
- a CDS encoding CvpA family protein, protein MILDVLIIIFILILLFKGLQKGFIYEVFSITKIFVTLFLVTKFNDKINNLLLSYGYKYSNVIVYIISFLIIYVILSIIVSIIDKFLKVIKLGTLNSLLGGLFGIIKGIALSFIVIVFLIFIRGYNEKIEKTLNTSYCVYYTSIYFDGIYDLFPKFMSSKLKEFSEKNKKIKLENIIYNKIKKDVLTDGVQ, encoded by the coding sequence ATGATTTTAGATGTGTTAATTATAATTTTTATATTGATTCTGTTGTTTAAGGGTCTACAAAAAGGATTTATTTACGAGGTATTTTCAATTACAAAAATATTTGTCACATTATTTTTAGTTACAAAATTTAATGACAAAATAAACAATCTTCTTTTATCATATGGTTATAAATACTCAAATGTGATAGTTTATATAATTTCATTTTTAATTATATATGTAATTTTATCTATAATAGTTTCAATAATTGATAAATTTTTAAAAGTTATTAAACTTGGAACACTTAATTCTTTATTAGGTGGACTATTTGGAATTATAAAAGGAATAGCATTATCTTTTATAGTTATAGTTTTTCTAATTTTTATTAGAGGATACAATGAAAAAATTGAAAAAACTTTAAATACAAGTTATTGTGTATACTATACATCAATATATTTTGACGGAATTTATGATTTATTTCCTAAATTTATGTCTTCTAAATTAAAGGAATTTAGTGAAAAAAATAAAAAAATAAAATTAGAAAATATAATTTATAATAAAATAAAAAAGGACGTTCTCACAGATGGCGTACAATAA